The Bacillus sp. Bos-x628 genome segment GTTGTACGACGGTCTGGGCGAACTTCTACAGGTACTTGGTAGTTAGCGCCACCTACACGACGTGCTTTCACTTCAAGAACTGGCATGATGTTTTTCAAGGCTTGTTCGAAAACCTCCATCGCTTCATTACCAGTACGTTCTTTGATGATATCAAAAGACTTGTAGAGGATTGTTTGAGCTTTCCCTCTTTTACCGTCAATCATCATTTTGTTGATCAAACGAGATACAAGTTTAGAATTGTAAATTGGATCTGGCAAAACGTCTCTTTTTGCTACAGGACCTTTACGTGGCATCTGAATAGCCTCCCTTCTCTTTTAAAAGGATTTCT includes the following:
- the rpsG gene encoding 30S ribosomal protein S7, which codes for MPRKGPVAKRDVLPDPIYNSKLVSRLINKMMIDGKRGKAQTILYKSFDIIKERTGNEAMEVFEQALKNIMPVLEVKARRVGGANYQVPVEVRPDRRTTLGLRWLVNYARLRGEKTMEERLANEILDAANNTGAAVKKREDTHKMAEANKAFAHYRW